The Arachis hypogaea cultivar Tifrunner chromosome 14, arahy.Tifrunner.gnm2.J5K5, whole genome shotgun sequence DNA window ActggaaaatatttgaaaattattttaacagAAATTTTTATGTACTCAATTGATGTGTGTAATGATTGAGCAGACaatcaaattattgataacaaataagttttgtatatcattcaaatctgctcataaatcaagccattcaacattTTACATTGAATGtgttgaataacattgttgcCTTAAGCTTGATAAAATTGTTACAGGTTagagcttcccttggtaaaatagcatataTTAAGGGAGAGCCTTGTGAcaatttgaaagggggagaaatccAAATTTTTAAAGGGAGTACCTTATACTCTAATctctaaatttctttccatttcaattttaataatgtttgccaTCAAGGGggatattgatgagtttgaaaaactctaatttaaatttgatgatgaacaaacattattgaaataattaattacaaaattattaattctgattttcataaaatatatgttaattaataatttttgtaatgCAGGTTTACTATTGGACTAGTCTGAATTATTATTGCAAGCCCAAGTGTGAATTTTTGTTTAGCATTGGTTCAAAAATAATCAATGAAATGTGGTTGAATTGTTTTGCTTTGTTGGGCCAAAATTGAGCTATTATTGCTACAAGCTCAAGTTAATCATTTTTTGCTATATACCCAATGCATGATCCGAAAATAATTAACTAGGAAAGTAAATGTTGTTATTGCTTTATGCTTTCAACGGATCTCTTCTTTAAGCATGTGAtggaactcaaaattttattaagaAGAATTAATACATGCAttgaaaatatgagagagagttGGTCATTGATTTGATGGATATCATTAAGCTACACGTTACTCAGTGAAAAGGAAGTGGACATTTAACCTTGCTTTATCAAAATCctttagtttcaaattttttctttcttctctctcatgtCTTCTTTCTTCCCTTCGGTCATGTCACAGGGAACTATGGAAGCTAAGTTGAGCTACCAAAAGGAAGAAGAAActacatgcatcaagaccatcgaaatgatggcaagaaaaaataaaaaatgtagtgGCTAAGATCTGCAACCATGAAAGGAAAGATATGGTGATGAGATCTCagcctctccataccaaaaatggttgaaggagattcgaccagcaaggagaagatccttggagggatggtTTGTCACTGCTTTTGgggttcactcatcacagaaggtagctagggtggctaggtgagggaggaagcaaaagtggagcagaagaagccatcatcatcatgaagcatcaagggccagaaatccatcttggagagcaagccaaggatggagcgctcggattgatgaagagtgatgaccaaggaaggactagaggtaattgcatgttgggttttacatgggttatctcttctctctctctggccaaaccggttttgttcttggagaagaagaagttagCTTGGTTTTTAGCTTCAaatgtggaggcttccctcttctataaaaagagagaacagccacGGTTTGGAGCAAAgagaaagtgtgagagtgcaaggcacagagttctcagagctacctgagctaacagatttttcttctccttcaatgtattctgttttgtatttttctgtttaattttgtcatgtcttgagtctcatgaaaaaaggcaaacagtgaggtttgtatgaaaaagccatagagcggaaaaaggcagagagtgcaaaattaaaagaaaaagccatagatgtccttagagttcctttgttcatctatgttgtgtttcatgattctgtggaaatccccttgtaagttgggttagcactttacagtctgtaatcaagaagattatagtgaaattccatcatggttgtgatggagactggatgtaggctgcactgcacttagcagctgaaccaggatatatctgggtgtaattttctctcttttctactCCATCTCTGTTTCTAATACACAGGagctaaaactgaaaaatatcttgtgccaagtgacgagacaaaaataaaagtctcgtgccaagtgacgagacaaaaataaaagtctcgtggctaggaacgagacaaaaattaaaaagtctcCTGAAATtatttcaaagaccagcaagtgttactgagcgaaaaggggctaagattcaacccccttctcttagccactggaAACCATCAGTTAGGTTTAGGGTTGAGAATggatagggtagggtttagactcTATTTTAACCCTATTCGCGGGTTAAAAACTTTCTTAAAATTCTATCCTACTCTACTCGCGAGTTGAGAATCTCTGAACTCTAACCCTACCtgcaccctaaagttctaaaccctaccctactcgATCCTACCcgcagaaacaaaaaaaaattaaataaatataaaattcaacaattccaaatttcatacatattaataaaatagaaaataaaaaattaagttcaaattaaaattaaaaataataaaattttaaaaaaatccaacataaaattacaaataatatgatcatcaactagtttaatgattattttaaatttttataagaaaaagattgtgAGTACAAGACTTACTTTTTTCACTACATacataacttttacatatatattatataatatattaaggatgcgggtagggtaggatagagtataccctaaacccgtaccctaccctacccgcaggcaaATTTACACCCTACCCTATCCTATCCGCAGCAGGTAGAGTAGACAACCCTACCTGAACGGGTTGGTCCGAGTTAGATATCCTTGAGTAGGGTATATATTGCCAGCCCTAGTTAGGTAActaatcttttcaactaataatagttaattttttatattttatttatttaaaattttaaattttaaattataaattttaaattttaatttttaaatttataaatttaaatattaaaattgactaatattaattaactataaaagttagttttttatattttctgaattgaaaaaggaacgactTCACAAAAATATTCATTCATAAATGTAATTTATTAGCAtgcattaatatattatataaaacatTTGGATTTACactaattaaagtaaattaagattttgttttctctcttcttttttaactccacgttatttttattttgtaaacaaAAACATACAAAATTTATATAAGATTTTGGTTTCTGATTTTCTAAATATATAGATAAATAAGCTATACTACAAGCTATAATTTTAACTAGCTTTGTACTTATCACTTTTTGTATATATAGATTCAAAACCTAAAAATATTTAGATTAATCTccatttttatttgttaattttttttaattgaatatattatcatacttggagaggttttaattaGTTCAACACAGTGAacatatatatgtaattttttttaagatttaaatataatttttttttaatatctataATAAGTATTATATGACTATATATTCTATGAGTGAAAGGCttcttctataaaaaaataaaaataaaaataaaaactagctTTGTATTTGAAATTTGGCTATATATGCATTTTGAATCGGTATTACCAAAATTAATACATGTCCCCATCAAGCACTCTAGTCATTATCAGTTAAGGGAAGTTAAAAGAGACACCTAAAGAGTGGCTAATTCATAGAGAAGACTTGAAgagagaaaaaattgaaaaaagaacaaaaaaactaGTCCAAGTTATTATTTGATATTTATCATCAACTTTGCTATATAACTGGTTCAGGTGGTGAGTGGATTATTGCAAATTGCAATGAAAGATGGATAACAAATTGAAGTTATCATTATTGGTGCTTTTGCTCAATTGTTTCTTGTTTGTGGCACTTTCACAAACAGCTTCCAATGATGATGGTAAGCTCTTttgatccatatatatatatatatatgattcaagTCTACTCTTAAGTTTGATTATCTTTGTATATATTAAGATTTAAGGTATTTATTTCAATGAATGAATCAATGAAACAAATTTAACTTTTCATTGCAAATTATATTATTGTATGTTGCAGTTGAGGCCTTAAATTCTCTAAGGGATTctttgcaaatcaatattcccaGTTGGGTTGTTGGTTCAGATCCTTGTAGTGGTGCTTGGGAAGGAATCACATGCAAGAACTCACGTGTTGTTTCCATGTAAGTTCTCTGCTGAGTATGCTTAATTATACGGTAGAAATTTATATGCAGTTAAATTCATGTgaatgtgaagttgataattaaaagtcgttagatgataatttaatcaaatttgttaaattatttaacgattatCAACTATCATATTCATATGAAGTTagctgcacctgagttttcacttaattttatatattaaggtctaaattttcatttaaatagtgtatttttttttcattaagttattcattattattattaataattttttttaatttataacatGCTTGTAAATATTTCAGATCATTACCAAACACGGGCTTAAAAGGCCAACTTTCTCAAAATATTGGATCATTCTCTGAATTAGATACTCTGTAAGTTTTCTATTTtgcatattaaaattatttaaattttgttgttttttatgtatataaaataaaaaatgaaacttttttttttggggaTAGGGATCTGTCTTACAATAAGGACTTAACAGGACCACTTCCAGCAGAAATTGGAAACTTGAAGAAGCTAACAAAATTGTAAGGCTCTTATTAATTAGTTGTTAATCTtgataattaagttaattaaattGTGCTCTTATTAATTATCCTAACAAAAAGAAAAGTGACTTTAATTTCTCTTGAATCCTTTTGCAGAATTCTTGTGGGTTGTGGTTTTAATGGTCAAATTCCTGATCAAATCGGATCTCTTCCTCAGCTGGTTTTCTTGTAAGAACTTTTCAACTTTaatctatattttaatttttatctgtGATTTTGTTAAGGAGAAGACATATATTATGTAAATTTCTTAtatctgtttcattttatttttaaataacattttaagcaatttattgaagttaaaatttGGTTCAATTGAAAAATTATTCTATTTGACCTTGCTAAATTAAACAAAATCTGCCGTATTATTAtgtgaaagttttttttttcttaaaaatattaaacaggttgttacaagaatttgtttatattttttttttcaatacaaGGGTTTcattaaaaacttttaaattctAGAAACCTAGTTAAAAATTGAGTTAAcacttttaatatataatatatttttcaaaatattgatattcttaaaatatttaaaattgacaTATTTTGATGCCAATGTAATCACGATTGATAAAATAGATTACGtcgttatttttattttgataatgagACTCTCTTATCTTTATATAGATATAgagtaaattatcatttttaattataaaattttaaaatgttgataaattaattttatattcactaaaaataatttttatatgacaaaaatattaaaagttaattttatttatatatagattgttaataatattctaaatttttatatttaaaaataatattttttattttttatgagtataaagataattttatttattataaatttattaatattctaaaatttcGTAAATAAAACTTGAAAGTTTATTCCTCTTACATATTTTCTTTCTATTGCATTTATTGATGAATATGTTGagaaattatataaaaatgttaCCTATAATTGATCTATTaagtaagtaaaaaaaattaatgaatataatattCATTGAATAAAGTTTAAATACTAAGAATTACATGTAAGTAAAGGAGGCActtttttatacaaattaaagttgtatagaaaaaatataattttttttatagttattttttattattttattgttgttcAAAATGtggattttatcttttttaatttcttttttatggaAATAGATCCTCTCTACTTTTGTTAACATTTAAGAGAATAAAATGTGATCTCTCAGCTTTAATTCTATAAGTGTCAGTTTTTTTTCACATCCACTTCTCTCTTTcatctcataaaaaaaaaaaatcggtaaaCTTCCATCTTTACTGTATAATTCACTGCaaataaatactaatgatcatgataATCTAAGTTTAGAGGCACACTTTGTAATTGCAGGTCCTTAAACTCCAACAATTTTAGTGGAACAATTCCGTCTTCAATTGGGAATCTAGCAAACCTAAATTGGCTTGAtttaacagaaaatgaaattggaGGAGAAATCCCAGTATCCCCTGGTCTTGATACCCTCCTCAAAGCACAGCACTTGTAAGTTGTTGTGACTCACCTCTCTTGTGCCAATTTTCTCTTGAGTCTTGACTAACCATATTTTTTTGCAGCCATCTTGGGAAGAATAAGTTTTCAGGAGAAGTTCCTTCTCAACTTTTTAGCTCAGGAATGGCTCTCATGCATTTGTAAGACTTACACTTCTTCTACACTACTTGTCTATCATTTGGCCAGTACAAATACTAAATtgtctttaacaaataaattttgctAATTCATGTGTGTAAATTCTGAAAAATGTGGGTGCAAACTGTATTGATTTATTGGGCAAAACTCTGGTAAATATAGATGTAAACTATATGTTTATTGTGTGCAAAACGTATGTAAATATGGGTGCAAATTATTGCTGgcaaaaaatgataatatttgctGGTCATGTAGCATTGCTCAATTTAAAAAGAACATCTGAAAGTGAAACAAAGTAAAACCaatttagggtttagaatttaaaattgatAAATGTTAAGAAACTAacactttttattaatataatattgtaTCAGATTTTCAAATGATGAAATGGAGGGAATTATATTTGTCATAACAATACTAATCAAACAAAACCAAACTTCCTAACTAGAGAAACAAAATCACAATACAGCATTTGTTTGTTGTCTTGGCATTCAAAGTGGCAAGTTTTAACAGCATGCCTATTGATCAAACTGAATGAATTTCTTCATGTTTTCACTCTCAGGATTCTTGACAACAATCAGCTAACCGGCGAGATTCCGGATACAATTGGACTTGTTCAGAATCTAACTTTGATGTGAGTGATTATTTATACATCAAATCCTCAAACTTTGATGTGAGTAATTATAATTTGCTCATATTTTTTGTCTTGTGGATACAGACGCTTTGAACACAATACATTAAGAGGATTGGTGCCTCAGAGCCTCAACAACCTTACCAATGTTGCAGACCTGTAAGCACTCATAGTTTTTGGTATCACTCTTGGAAATTCAATATTTCCATGACaagatcttattttattttatttatgctttTCAGGATATTGTGCAACAATAAGCTGGAAGGTCCCCTGCCAAATCTTACTGGAATGAGCTCCCTGAAATACTTGTAAGTAGACAAGCATTTGATTTTAGATAACTGCATTATTATTGATCATGATAGTTTAGGtcagttagttttagttttaggcCTGTAATATTTTATATGTACTCAAATTGATTAAATGTTTCTTGTAATACAATGGTGAAATTCTCTAAAATCTATGTTGAAGGGATTTGAGCAGCAATGCCTTTGATAGCACAGATTTTCCACAATGGCTTTTGATTATGAAGAATTTAACAACATTGTAAGTCTTTCTTTTTGTTACTTATTTCACTCTTCTATATCAATGTGCTTTTTTCAACACTTCAATGCAGTTTTTGCCTGTGTTTTTCGACAGACGGATGCAGGAGGCAAACCTGTCTGGCCAAATACCTGCTGGTTTCTTTAGCCTTCCCTCTTTGCAATATGTGTGAGTTTCACTTtcagaaataaaagaaatctaTCATTATCACTTCTATAATCAATATATTATACTAATGCTGTTACTTTTGCTTTGTTGATAGGGTATTAAGTGTGAATCAACTTAATGGAACACTGGATCTTGGCCCCTACTATAGCAAAAAGTTGCAAGTTATTGATTTGCACTCGAACTTAATTGAGGAGTTTACGCAGCAAAATCAACTGCCTAAGTTCATCATAGTGTAAGCTAGTAAAGCAACCAACAAATTATAAGTCATGCAATAGAATCACATTTGACTATTGAGTATTAACTTCATTTTAATATGCAGGCTTCAAAGTAATCCAATTTGTTATGAAACTGGAACTACCGAAACTTTCTGCAAACCTTTACAAATCTCAGATGGAAATCCACAAAACAAATGTCCAGCTTCTGGTTGCAGCTCTGATAAGAGTCTCAGTCCCATGTGCCACTGTGCCTATCCATACACTGGTACTGTAACTTACAGAGCACCTTCCCTTTATGACTGGAGCAACACCACTTCAATAGAGACAGATATCAAGCAGGCTCTTCAATCCGGTGGTCTACCTGTGGAATCAGTAGTTTCAAGCACTCTAGATTCCCATCCATTTGAGTGTTTTGATTTTATTATCAAAATCTTCCCATTAAACAAGGATAGTTTCAGCCAGAGTGAAATTTCTCAGATGAGTCTTGTGCTTCTTAACCTCAGTGCTCATAGACCATATGATTTTTACCCTGACAAAATCGGTAACTTACTATCCTTCGAATCGAATCGTTTTTCATTGACTAGTGTAGAGGAATCATCAACACTTGTTATGTTTTGGACTTAACTTATTTTCTGTATTTCTTTGTCATGATCAAGAGCCTAAGCAGTTGAGTAACTCATCAAACACTGCATTGTTGATTGGAGTGGCAGTTGGTGGTTCTTTTGTCCTTGTGCTATTACTACTTGCAGGGGTTTATGCTTTCCGCCAGAAGCTAAGAGCAGAAAGAGCGATTTCTCGAAACAATCCTTTTGGTAGTTTTTAATGATAAATGTCTTTTTGTGTCTTCTTATTAGTGTCTTAACAATCAAACAGACTACATGTATTCATGAGCATTTATGTTAACAGTACTATTGGTTTCGCGAAATGCAGGAAACTGGGATCCAAGTAAAAGCAACTGTGGCACCCCTGAGTTAAAGGCAGTAAGGCAGTTCTCTGTTAAAGAACTTAAGAAATACACAAACAACTTTTCACCAGCTAATGATGTTGGATCTGGGGGTTATGGAAAGGTCTTGATTGTTTCTTATTTGATTCAGATATGTCTTAAATTGAACAATTTGTTACCAAGTGTTTCATTTCATACTTATTTCTATGTTAATAAAATGTAACATTTTCTGATAGATATTCTTGTGTGTGTATAAAGGTTTATAAGGGAACTCTTCCCTCTGGACAACTGATAGCCATAAAACGAGCTCAAAAGGAATCGAAGCAGGGCGGGTTAGAATTCAAAGCCGAGATTGAACTCCTTTCAAGGGTTCACCACAAGAATGTGGTAAGCCTAGTTGGATTCTGCTTTGAAGAAGGGGAACAGATGCTGGTTTATGAGTTTGTTCCAAATGGAACCTTGAAGGATACTATCACAGGTTCTTTTACACATCAAGCTTGATACTT harbors:
- the LOC112741399 gene encoding leucine-rich repeat receptor protein kinase HPCA1 — its product is MDNKLKLSLLVLLLNCFLFVALSQTASNDDVEALNSLRDSLQINIPSWVVGSDPCSGAWEGITCKNSRVVSISLPNTGLKGQLSQNIGSFSELDTLDLSYNKDLTGPLPAEIGNLKKLTKLILVGCGFNGQIPDQIGSLPQLVFLSLNSNNFSGTIPSSIGNLANLNWLDLTENEIGGEIPVSPGLDTLLKAQHFHLGKNKFSGEVPSQLFSSGMALMHLILDNNQLTGEIPDTIGLVQNLTLIRFEHNTLRGLVPQSLNNLTNVADLILCNNKLEGPLPNLTGMSSLKYLDLSSNAFDSTDFPQWLLIMKNLTTLRMQEANLSGQIPAGFFSLPSLQYVVLSVNQLNGTLDLGPYYSKKLQVIDLHSNLIEEFTQQNQLPKFIIVLQSNPICYETGTTETFCKPLQISDGNPQNKCPASGCSSDKSLSPMCHCAYPYTGTVTYRAPSLYDWSNTTSIETDIKQALQSGGLPVESVVSSTLDSHPFECFDFIIKIFPLNKDSFSQSEISQMSLVLLNLSAHRPYDFYPDKIEPKQLSNSSNTALLIGVAVGGSFVLVLLLLAGVYAFRQKLRAERAISRNNPFGNWDPSKSNCGTPELKAVRQFSVKELKKYTNNFSPANDVGSGGYGKVYKGTLPSGQLIAIKRAQKESKQGGLEFKAEIELLSRVHHKNVVSLVGFCFEEGEQMLVYEFVPNGTLKDTITGKSGIRFGWHRRIKVALGAARGLAYLHEHADPPIIHRDIKSNNILLDEKLDAKVADFGLSKPILDYGKDHVTTQVKGTMGYLDPEYYISQQVTEKSDVYSFGVLMLELITGRKPIDRGKYIVKVVRNSIDKTKDMYGLHELIDRAIRDGSALNGFEKFVDLAMMCLEESGADRPPMSDVVKEIEIILHSIGLDPAADQSEPSTSSSFQHNEVSLESSHQPYSSESLYSSSEYIQKHHEHEPR